A part of Homoserinibacter sp. YIM 151385 genomic DNA contains:
- the serA gene encoding phosphoglycerate dehydrogenase produces the protein MAKPVVLIAEELSPATVDALGPDFDIRSVDGTDRPALLAALAGADAVLVRSATRMDAEAIAAAPQLKVIARAGVGLDNVDIPAATTAGVMVVNAPTSNIISAAELTIGHILSLARHIPAAHASLAGGEWKRSKYTGVELYEKTVGIIGLGRIGALIASRLQAFGVEVVAYDPYISAARAQQLGVRLLSLDELVAESDFITIHMPKTPETTGMIGEAQLKAMKPSAFVVNVARGGLVDEAALAAALHAGEIAGAGIDVFTSEPPKDDLLTSAPNIIVTPHLGASTEEAQEKAGVSVARSVRLALGGELVPDAVNVAGGVIDPYVRPGIPLIEKLGQVFVGLADSPLASVDVEVRGELVDYDVSVLKLAALKGIFSNIVSEQVSYVNAPLLAEQRGVAVRLITEATSEEYRNVLTIRGALADGTQISVSGTLTGTKQIEKIVEINGYDVEVPIARHHVVMLYTDRPGIVAVYGKEFGDAGINIAGMQIARRSAGGAALSVLTIDSPAPDGLLEQVASAIDADLLREIDVVLD, from the coding sequence GTGGCCAAGCCGGTCGTCCTGATCGCCGAAGAACTGTCCCCCGCCACCGTCGACGCTCTCGGGCCCGACTTCGACATCCGCTCCGTGGACGGCACCGACCGCCCGGCGCTCCTCGCGGCCCTCGCGGGCGCGGATGCCGTGCTCGTCCGCTCCGCGACCCGCATGGACGCCGAGGCGATCGCCGCGGCCCCGCAGCTCAAGGTGATCGCGCGCGCGGGCGTCGGGCTCGACAACGTCGACATCCCCGCCGCGACCACCGCGGGGGTCATGGTCGTCAACGCGCCGACGTCCAACATCATCAGCGCGGCCGAGCTCACGATCGGCCACATCCTCAGCCTCGCGCGCCACATCCCGGCCGCGCACGCGAGCCTCGCCGGCGGCGAGTGGAAGCGCTCGAAGTACACGGGCGTCGAGCTCTACGAGAAGACCGTCGGCATCATCGGCCTCGGCCGGATCGGCGCGCTCATCGCGAGCCGCCTGCAGGCCTTCGGGGTCGAGGTCGTCGCCTACGACCCCTACATCTCGGCTGCCCGCGCGCAGCAGCTCGGGGTGCGGCTCCTCTCGCTCGACGAGCTCGTCGCCGAGAGCGACTTCATCACGATCCACATGCCGAAGACCCCCGAGACGACGGGCATGATCGGCGAGGCGCAGCTCAAGGCCATGAAGCCGAGCGCCTTCGTCGTGAACGTCGCGCGCGGCGGGCTCGTCGACGAGGCGGCCCTCGCGGCGGCCCTCCACGCGGGCGAGATCGCGGGCGCCGGCATCGACGTCTTCACCTCGGAGCCGCCGAAGGACGACCTCCTCACGAGCGCACCGAACATCATCGTGACCCCGCACCTCGGCGCCTCGACCGAGGAGGCCCAGGAGAAGGCGGGCGTCTCGGTCGCGCGCAGCGTGCGCCTCGCCCTCGGCGGCGAGCTCGTGCCGGACGCGGTCAACGTCGCCGGCGGCGTCATCGACCCCTACGTCCGCCCCGGCATCCCGCTCATCGAGAAGCTGGGCCAGGTCTTCGTCGGCCTCGCCGACAGCCCGCTCGCCTCGGTCGATGTGGAGGTGCGCGGCGAGCTCGTCGACTACGACGTGAGCGTCCTGAAGCTCGCGGCGCTCAAGGGGATCTTCTCGAACATCGTCTCCGAGCAGGTCTCCTATGTGAACGCGCCGCTCCTCGCCGAGCAGCGCGGCGTCGCCGTCCGCCTCATCACGGAGGCGACGAGCGAGGAGTACCGCAACGTCCTCACCATCCGCGGCGCCCTCGCGGACGGCACCCAGATCTCCGTCTCGGGCACCCTCACCGGCACGAAGCAGATCGAGAAGATCGTCGAGATCAACGGCTACGACGTCGAGGTGCCGATCGCGCGCCACCACGTCGTGATGCTCTACACCGATCGGCCCGGCATCGTCGCGGTCTACGGCAAGGAGTTCGGGGATGCCGGGATCAACATCGCGGGCATGCAGATCGCGCGCCGCAGCGCGGGCGGGGCGGCGCTGAGCGTCCTCACGATCGACTCGCCGGCGCCGGACGGCCTCCTCGAGCAGGTCGCGAGCGCGATCGACGCGGACCTGCTCCGCGAGATCGATGTCGTCCTCGACTGA
- a CDS encoding acetolactate synthase large subunit translates to MTADASAAPAAPRPAAGGEPPILTGSGQILATLEKLGVTDVFGLPGGAIMPFYDELMASEAVRHILVRHEQGAGHAAEGYAAASGRVGVAIATSGPGATNLVTAIADAHMDSVPMIALTGQVFSTVMGTDAFQEVDIVGITMPITKHSFLVRRPEDVPATLAAAYQIATTGRPGPVLVDVTKDAQQNSAPFIWPPKVELPGYRPVTKAHGKQIVAAAELLLSSRKPVLYVGGGVIRSGAHAELLKLAELTGAPVVTTLMARGAFPDSHPQHLGMPGMHGSVPAVLGLQESDLIISFGARFDDRVTGKVSEFAPEAKIVHVDIDPAEIGKIMATDVPIVGDAKEVIADLIDAVGQLGGSAKPDYADWWTRLEQLRANFPLGYTEPDDGLLSPQHVIERIGALSGPEAVYAAGVGQHQMWAAQFIKYERPHAWLNSGGAGTMGYSVPAAMGAKVAEPHRTVWAIDGDGCFQMTNQELATCTINDIPIKVAIINNSSLGMVRQWQTLFYDGRHSFTDLNTGSVKDGEQTRMVPDFVKLADAYGALGIRVTKKEEIDAAITLALETNDRPVVIDFVVSRDAMVWPMVPQGVGNSQVQYAREHAPEWEDE, encoded by the coding sequence ATGACTGCGGATGCATCCGCTGCGCCCGCCGCGCCGCGCCCTGCCGCGGGCGGCGAGCCGCCCATCCTGACCGGCTCCGGCCAGATCCTCGCCACCCTCGAGAAGCTCGGCGTCACCGACGTCTTCGGCCTCCCGGGCGGCGCGATCATGCCGTTCTACGACGAGCTCATGGCCTCGGAGGCGGTGCGCCACATCCTGGTCCGTCACGAGCAGGGCGCCGGCCACGCGGCCGAGGGCTACGCCGCGGCCTCGGGTCGCGTCGGCGTCGCGATCGCGACGAGCGGTCCCGGCGCCACGAACCTCGTGACCGCGATCGCGGACGCGCACATGGACTCCGTGCCGATGATCGCGCTCACCGGCCAGGTGTTCTCGACCGTCATGGGCACGGACGCCTTCCAGGAGGTCGACATCGTGGGCATCACGATGCCGATCACGAAGCACTCCTTCCTGGTGCGCCGCCCCGAGGACGTGCCCGCGACGCTCGCGGCCGCCTACCAGATCGCGACGACCGGACGCCCCGGCCCCGTGCTCGTCGACGTCACGAAGGACGCGCAGCAGAACTCGGCGCCGTTCATCTGGCCGCCGAAGGTCGAGCTGCCCGGCTACCGCCCCGTCACGAAGGCGCACGGCAAGCAGATCGTCGCGGCGGCGGAGCTCCTGCTCTCCTCGCGGAAGCCCGTCCTCTACGTGGGCGGCGGCGTCATCCGCTCCGGTGCGCACGCCGAGCTGCTGAAGCTCGCCGAGCTGACCGGCGCCCCCGTCGTCACGACGCTCATGGCCCGCGGCGCCTTCCCGGACTCCCACCCGCAGCACCTCGGCATGCCGGGCATGCACGGCTCCGTGCCGGCCGTGCTCGGCCTCCAGGAGTCGGACCTCATCATCTCCTTCGGCGCCCGCTTCGACGACCGGGTCACCGGCAAGGTGAGCGAGTTCGCGCCCGAGGCGAAGATCGTCCACGTCGACATCGATCCGGCCGAGATCGGCAAGATCATGGCGACCGACGTGCCGATCGTGGGGGATGCGAAGGAGGTCATCGCGGACCTCATCGACGCGGTCGGCCAGCTCGGCGGCTCGGCGAAGCCCGACTACGCCGACTGGTGGACGCGCCTCGAGCAGCTGCGCGCCAACTTCCCGCTCGGCTACACGGAGCCGGATGACGGCCTCCTCTCGCCCCAGCACGTCATCGAGCGGATCGGCGCGCTCTCGGGCCCCGAGGCCGTCTACGCGGCCGGGGTCGGCCAGCACCAGATGTGGGCCGCGCAGTTCATCAAGTACGAGCGCCCGCACGCCTGGCTCAACTCGGGCGGCGCCGGCACGATGGGCTACTCGGTGCCCGCCGCGATGGGCGCGAAGGTCGCGGAGCCGCACCGCACGGTGTGGGCGATCGACGGCGACGGCTGCTTCCAGATGACCAATCAGGAGCTCGCCACCTGCACGATCAACGACATCCCCATCAAGGTCGCGATCATCAACAACTCCTCGCTCGGCATGGTGCGCCAGTGGCAGACGCTCTTCTACGACGGCCGCCACTCCTTCACCGACCTGAACACGGGATCGGTCAAGGACGGCGAGCAGACCCGCATGGTGCCCGACTTCGTGAAGCTCGCCGACGCCTACGGCGCCCTCGGCATCCGCGTCACGAAGAAGGAGGAGATCGACGCCGCGATCACGCTCGCGCTCGAGACGAACGACCGTCCCGTCGTGATCGACTTCGTCGTCAGCCGGGACGCGATGGTGTGGCCGATGGTCCCGCAGGGCGTCGGCAACTCGCAGGTCCAGTACGCGCGGGAGCACGCGCCGGAGTGGGAGGACGAGTGA
- the mnhG gene encoding monovalent cation/H(+) antiporter subunit G: MSLDMPLDLAAAILLVLGGALSLAAGVGLLRFPDALTRLHAGTKPQILGLVFVVAAIALADRSWSTLLALLPVVLFQMLTAPVAAHMVGRAGYRTGNYREDLMVRDDLADAVDEASRPEH; the protein is encoded by the coding sequence GTGAGCCTCGACATGCCGCTCGACCTCGCGGCGGCGATCCTGCTCGTGCTCGGCGGCGCGCTGTCGCTCGCGGCGGGCGTCGGCCTGCTCCGGTTCCCGGATGCCCTGACGCGCCTCCACGCCGGCACGAAGCCGCAGATCCTCGGGCTCGTGTTCGTGGTCGCGGCGATCGCGCTCGCCGACCGCAGCTGGTCGACGCTGCTCGCGCTCCTGCCGGTCGTGCTGTTCCAGATGCTCACGGCGCCGGTCGCGGCCCACATGGTGGGGCGCGCGGGCTACCGCACCGGCAACTACCGCGAGGACCTCATGGTGCGGGACGACCTCGCCGACGCCGTCGACGAGGCGAGCCGCCCCGAGCACTAG
- a CDS encoding mannitol-1-phosphate 5-dehydrogenase codes for MTKTAVHFGAGNIGRGFVAQFLHESGYEVVFADVSDELIGALQARSSYTVHEVGHDARDHVVDGYRAINSRDHEAEVVAEIAQADLVTTAVGARILPFVAPLVARGLAARAEGAAPLVVIACENAIGGTDILAEAVRTHGDASRAVFANCAIDRIVPEQHGGLDVTIESFSEWVVDRTAFERHPDWQGAPPEISGVTWVEDLAPFIERKLFTVNTAHATAAYHGTDRGWESIREALASPELQAEVRAVLDETKRLIVLKHGFSEEEQQAYIEKTLARISNPELPDTCERVGRGPLRKLSRHERFIAPAAELVERGETAWDLLNAVGAALRFDVAADAESVELQQLLASGRDAADLAETVTGIEPSHPLFPHLVEVFQLRLDR; via the coding sequence GTGACCAAGACAGCGGTGCACTTCGGTGCGGGCAACATCGGCCGGGGCTTCGTCGCCCAGTTCCTCCACGAGAGCGGCTACGAGGTCGTCTTCGCCGATGTGAGCGACGAGCTCATCGGCGCGCTCCAGGCGCGCTCGAGCTACACCGTGCACGAGGTCGGGCACGACGCACGCGACCACGTCGTCGACGGCTACCGCGCCATCAACAGCCGCGACCACGAGGCGGAGGTCGTGGCCGAGATCGCGCAGGCCGACCTCGTCACGACGGCGGTCGGCGCCCGGATCCTGCCGTTCGTCGCCCCGCTCGTGGCCCGCGGCCTCGCGGCCCGCGCGGAGGGCGCCGCGCCCCTCGTCGTGATCGCCTGCGAGAACGCGATCGGCGGCACCGACATCCTCGCGGAGGCGGTCCGCACCCACGGCGACGCCTCGCGCGCGGTCTTCGCGAACTGCGCGATCGACCGCATCGTGCCGGAGCAGCACGGCGGCCTCGACGTCACGATCGAGTCCTTCTCGGAGTGGGTCGTCGACCGCACCGCCTTCGAGCGCCACCCCGACTGGCAGGGAGCGCCGCCCGAGATCTCGGGGGTGACCTGGGTCGAGGATCTCGCCCCCTTCATCGAGCGGAAGCTCTTCACGGTCAACACGGCCCACGCGACCGCCGCGTACCATGGCACCGACCGGGGCTGGGAGTCGATCCGCGAGGCGCTCGCCTCACCCGAGCTCCAGGCGGAGGTGCGTGCCGTCCTCGACGAGACGAAGCGCCTCATCGTGCTCAAGCACGGCTTCTCGGAGGAGGAGCAGCAGGCGTACATCGAGAAGACGCTCGCGCGCATCTCGAACCCCGAGCTGCCGGACACCTGCGAGCGCGTCGGCCGCGGGCCGCTCCGCAAGCTCTCCCGGCACGAGCGCTTCATCGCGCCGGCCGCGGAGCTCGTCGAGCGCGGCGAGACGGCGTGGGATCTCCTCAACGCGGTGGGCGCCGCGCTCCGCTTCGACGTCGCCGCGGACGCCGAGAGCGTCGAGCTCCAGCAGCTCCTCGCCTCCGGCCGCGACGCCGCCGACCTCGCCGAGACCGTGACCGGCATCGAGCCGTCGCACCCGCTCTTCCCGCACCTGGTCGAGGTCTTCCAGCTGCGCCTGGACCGCTAG
- the ilvN gene encoding acetolactate synthase small subunit — MSAHVLSLLVEDKPGLLTRVAGLFARRGFNINSLAVGPTEIPGLSRITVVVDVDELPLEQVTKQLNKLVNVIKIVELDPNASVQREHLLVKVRVDNTTRSQILEAVNLFRARVVDVATDALVIEVTGDSGKVQAFLRVLEPYGIRELAQSGLLAMGRGPKSITERVLRS, encoded by the coding sequence ATGAGCGCGCATGTGCTGTCGCTGCTGGTCGAGGACAAGCCGGGCCTCCTCACCCGCGTCGCGGGGCTGTTCGCCCGCCGCGGCTTCAACATCAACTCGCTCGCGGTCGGCCCGACCGAGATCCCGGGGCTCTCGCGGATCACGGTCGTCGTGGATGTCGACGAGCTCCCGCTCGAGCAGGTGACGAAGCAGCTCAACAAGCTCGTCAACGTCATCAAGATCGTGGAGCTCGACCCGAACGCCTCCGTGCAGCGCGAGCACCTGCTCGTCAAGGTGCGCGTCGACAACACGACCCGCTCGCAGATCCTTGAGGCCGTGAACCTGTTCCGCGCCCGCGTCGTCGACGTGGCCACGGATGCGCTCGTGATCGAGGTCACGGGCGACAGCGGCAAGGTGCAGGCCTTCCTCCGCGTCCTCGAGCCGTACGGCATCCGCGAGCTCGCCCAGTCCGGCCTGCTCGCGATGGGCCGCGGCCCGAAGAGCATCACCGAGCGCGTCCTGCGCTCCTGA
- a CDS encoding monovalent cation/H+ antiporter complex subunit F yields the protein MTVLHWIAGALFAATGLLAVFRVVRGPSILDRMIASDVLLTCLMLIVGMEMVVNHHTRSIPLMLVLAASAIFGTVAVARYVSKQDRGIQGGGGS from the coding sequence ATGACCGTCCTGCACTGGATCGCGGGCGCGCTGTTCGCGGCGACCGGCCTCCTCGCGGTCTTCCGCGTCGTCCGCGGCCCCTCGATCCTCGACCGCATGATCGCCTCCGACGTGCTGCTCACCTGCCTCATGCTCATCGTCGGGATGGAGATGGTCGTGAACCACCACACGCGCTCGATCCCGCTCATGCTCGTCCTCGCGGCGTCCGCGATCTTCGGCACGGTCGCGGTCGCGCGCTACGTCTCGAAGCAGGATCGCGGCATCCAGGGGGGTGGCGGCTCGTGA
- a CDS encoding Na+/H+ antiporter subunit E, with amino-acid sequence MSGQAGGRTREEKLEIGAIVWQQLPLLVALVLLWMLLWGTVSWLSVLSGLAVAVVVTRVFYLPPVELSGRTNVLWLFVFLGIFLWDLVRASFQVAARAFDPRGIRGNAVIAVQLHTRSDFIVTITSVVVSLVPGSIVVEVDRDRSILYLHALGARTEADIEKVRRDVLRVERGAVRALGSRADLRRLDA; translated from the coding sequence GTGAGCGGGCAGGCCGGGGGGCGCACCCGCGAGGAGAAGCTCGAGATCGGCGCCATCGTGTGGCAGCAGCTCCCGCTCCTCGTCGCCCTCGTCCTGCTGTGGATGCTGCTCTGGGGCACCGTCTCCTGGCTCTCGGTGCTCAGCGGTCTCGCCGTCGCGGTGGTCGTGACGCGCGTCTTCTACCTGCCGCCCGTCGAGCTCTCGGGTCGCACCAACGTGCTCTGGCTGTTCGTGTTCCTCGGGATCTTCCTCTGGGATCTCGTGCGGGCCTCCTTCCAGGTCGCGGCGCGCGCCTTCGACCCGCGCGGCATCCGGGGCAACGCGGTCATCGCGGTGCAGCTGCACACCCGCAGCGACTTCATCGTGACGATCACCTCCGTCGTCGTCTCGCTCGTGCCGGGCTCCATCGTCGTCGAGGTCGACCGCGACCGCTCGATCCTCTACCTCCACGCGCTCGGCGCCCGCACGGAGGCCGACATCGAGAAGGTCCGCCGCGACGTCCTCCGCGTCGAGCGCGGCGCCGTCCGCGCGCTCGGCTCGCGCGCCGATCTGAGGAGGCTCGACGCATGA
- the ilvD gene encoding dihydroxy-acid dehydratase → MPETPAEGAGAPDWKPRSRVVTDGIEATTSRGMLRAVGMGDEDWEKPQIGIASSWNEITPCNLSLARLAQAAKEGVHSGGGYPLQFGTVSVSDGISMGHEGMHFSLVSREVIADSVETVMQAERLDGSVLLAGCDKSIPGMLMAAARLDLASVFLYAGSIAPGWVRLSDGTEKEITIIDSFEAVGAVKAGKMSLEDAKTIECAFAPGEGSCGGMYTANTMASVAEALGLSIPGSASPPSYDRRRDYYAHRSGEAVVNLLRTGITARTILTKKAFENAIAVGMALGGSTNIVLHLLAIAHEAEVELTLDDFNRIGSKVPHIGDLKPFGQYVMNDVDRRGGLPVLMKALLDAGLMHGDALTVTGKTLAENLADIDPPKLDGAVLRQLDDPIHETGGLTILKGSLAPEGAVVKTAGFDAATFEGPARVFERERAAMDALTNGEIAAGDVVVIRFEGPKGGPGMREMLAITAAIKGAGLGKDVLLLTDGRFSGGTTGLCVGHIAPEAVDAGPIAFVRDGDQIRVDIAARSIDLLVDPAELEARRDGWAPLPPRYTRGVLAKYSKLVRSAAEGAVTG, encoded by the coding sequence ATGCCTGAAACACCTGCCGAGGGCGCCGGCGCGCCCGACTGGAAGCCCCGCTCGCGTGTCGTCACGGACGGCATCGAGGCCACGACGAGCCGCGGGATGCTCCGTGCGGTCGGCATGGGCGATGAGGACTGGGAGAAGCCCCAGATCGGCATCGCGAGCTCCTGGAACGAGATCACCCCCTGCAACCTCAGCCTCGCGCGCCTCGCGCAGGCGGCGAAGGAGGGCGTGCACTCGGGCGGCGGCTACCCGCTCCAGTTCGGCACCGTCTCCGTCTCCGACGGCATCTCGATGGGTCACGAGGGCATGCACTTCTCGCTCGTGAGCCGCGAGGTCATCGCCGACAGCGTCGAGACCGTCATGCAGGCCGAGCGCCTCGACGGCTCCGTCCTGCTCGCGGGCTGCGACAAGTCCATCCCGGGCATGCTCATGGCGGCCGCGCGCCTCGACCTCGCGAGCGTCTTCCTCTACGCGGGCTCCATCGCCCCCGGCTGGGTGCGCCTGAGCGACGGCACGGAGAAGGAGATCACGATCATCGACTCCTTCGAGGCCGTCGGCGCGGTCAAGGCCGGCAAGATGAGCCTCGAGGACGCGAAGACGATCGAGTGCGCCTTCGCGCCGGGCGAGGGCTCCTGCGGCGGCATGTACACCGCGAACACCATGGCGAGCGTCGCGGAGGCGCTCGGGCTGTCGATCCCCGGCTCCGCCTCGCCGCCCAGCTACGACCGCCGCCGCGACTACTACGCGCACCGCTCGGGCGAGGCCGTCGTGAACCTGCTGCGCACCGGCATCACGGCGCGGACGATCCTGACGAAGAAGGCCTTCGAGAACGCGATCGCGGTCGGCATGGCGCTCGGCGGCTCGACGAACATCGTGCTGCACCTGCTCGCGATCGCGCACGAGGCGGAGGTCGAGCTGACCCTCGACGACTTCAACCGCATCGGCTCGAAGGTGCCGCACATCGGCGACCTCAAGCCCTTCGGCCAGTACGTCATGAACGACGTCGACCGCCGCGGGGGCCTCCCCGTGCTCATGAAGGCGCTCCTGGATGCCGGCCTCATGCACGGCGACGCGCTCACCGTCACCGGCAAGACGCTCGCCGAGAACCTCGCCGACATCGACCCGCCGAAGCTCGACGGCGCGGTGCTGCGTCAGCTCGACGACCCGATCCACGAGACGGGCGGCCTCACGATCCTCAAGGGCTCGCTCGCCCCCGAGGGCGCCGTCGTCAAGACCGCGGGCTTCGACGCCGCGACCTTCGAGGGCCCCGCGCGCGTCTTCGAGCGCGAGCGGGCGGCGATGGATGCGCTCACGAACGGCGAGATCGCGGCCGGCGACGTCGTCGTCATCCGCTTCGAGGGCCCCAAGGGCGGCCCGGGCATGCGCGAGATGCTCGCCATCACGGCCGCCATCAAGGGCGCGGGGCTCGGCAAGGATGTACTACTCTTGACCGACGGACGATTCTCAGGCGGCACAACCGGCCTGTGCGTCGGCCACATCGCTCCCGAGGCTGTCGACGCAGGTCCCATCGCCTTCGTGAGAGATGGTGATCAGATCCGGGTCGATATCGCAGCCCGGTCGATCGACCTACTGGTCGATCCGGCCGAGCTGGAAGCCCGCCGCGACGGCTGGGCTCCGCTTCCTCCGCGCTATACCCGTGGCGTCCTCGCGAAGTACTCCAAGCTCGTGCGCTCCGCCGCGGAAGGCGCCGTCACGGGGTAG
- a CDS encoding DoxX family protein → MTAAEIALLALRILLAAAFVGMGVAHFLPGPARGMRAMIPGALRRPGLPSPAALVALTGVCEIAGGLGLLAPWAPLRAAAGIALAVFLVAVFPANAVAARDPERFGRAAIPLVPRAIAQLLLIALVLLAGLAPV, encoded by the coding sequence ATGACCGCCGCCGAGATCGCGCTGCTCGCGCTCCGCATCCTCCTCGCCGCGGCCTTCGTCGGGATGGGCGTCGCGCACTTCCTGCCCGGCCCCGCCCGCGGGATGCGGGCCATGATCCCCGGTGCGCTCCGCCGCCCCGGGCTCCCCTCCCCCGCGGCGCTCGTCGCGCTCACGGGCGTCTGCGAGATCGCGGGCGGCCTCGGCCTCCTGGCGCCCTGGGCGCCGCTGCGCGCGGCCGCCGGCATCGCGCTCGCGGTGTTCCTCGTCGCCGTCTTCCCGGCGAACGCGGTCGCGGCGCGCGACCCGGAGCGCTTCGGGCGGGCCGCGATCCCGCTCGTGCCGCGCGCGATCGCGCAGCTCCTCCTCATCGCGCTCGTGCTGCTCGCGGGGCTCGCGCCCGTCTAG
- the ilvC gene encoding ketol-acid reductoisomerase: protein MTEIFYDQDADLSIIQGKKVAIVGYGSQGHAHAQNLRDSGVEVRIALKDGSKSTAKAQEEGFEVSSVADAAEWADLIMILAPDQHQRSIFADSIKDKLTPGKTLAFAHGFNIRFGYIDAPEGVDVILVAPKAPGHTVRREFVAGRGIPDIIAVEVDATGSAWETAKSYAKAIGGTRAGVIKTTFTEETETDLFGEQAVLCGGTSQLVQYGFEVLTEAGYQPQIAYFEVLHELKLIVDLMWEGGIAKQRWSVSDTAEYGDYVSGPRVISPDVKENMKAVLADIQSGAFAERFIGDQDAGAPEFTELRAKAEQHPIEVTGKELRALFSWKQQDADYVDGSAAR from the coding sequence GTGACCGAGATCTTCTACGACCAGGACGCCGACCTGTCGATCATCCAGGGCAAGAAGGTGGCCATCGTCGGCTACGGCTCGCAGGGCCACGCCCACGCCCAGAACCTCCGCGACTCGGGCGTCGAGGTCCGCATCGCGCTCAAGGACGGCTCGAAGTCGACCGCGAAGGCGCAGGAGGAGGGCTTCGAGGTCTCCAGCGTCGCCGACGCCGCCGAGTGGGCCGACCTCATCATGATCCTCGCGCCGGACCAGCACCAGCGCTCGATCTTCGCCGACTCCATCAAGGACAAGCTCACGCCGGGCAAGACGCTCGCCTTCGCGCACGGCTTCAACATCCGCTTCGGCTACATCGACGCGCCCGAGGGCGTCGACGTCATCCTCGTCGCCCCGAAGGCCCCCGGCCACACGGTGCGCCGCGAGTTCGTCGCCGGCCGCGGCATCCCGGACATCATCGCCGTCGAGGTCGACGCGACGGGCTCCGCCTGGGAGACCGCGAAGTCCTATGCGAAGGCGATCGGCGGCACGCGCGCCGGCGTCATCAAGACGACCTTCACCGAGGAGACCGAGACGGACCTCTTCGGCGAGCAGGCGGTCCTCTGCGGCGGCACCTCGCAGCTCGTGCAGTACGGCTTCGAGGTCCTCACCGAGGCCGGCTACCAGCCGCAGATCGCCTACTTCGAGGTGCTCCACGAGCTCAAGCTCATCGTCGACCTCATGTGGGAGGGCGGCATCGCCAAGCAGCGCTGGTCGGTCTCCGACACGGCCGAGTACGGCGACTACGTCTCGGGTCCGCGCGTCATCTCTCCCGACGTCAAGGAGAACATGAAGGCGGTCCTCGCGGACATCCAGTCGGGTGCCTTCGCGGAGCGCTTCATCGGCGACCAGGACGCGGGCGCGCCCGAGTTCACCGAGCTGCGCGCGAAGGCCGAGCAGCACCCCATCGAGGTGACCGGCAAGGAGCTCCGCGCCCTCTTCTCGTGGAAGCAGCAGGACGCCGACTACGTGGACGGTTCGGCCGCCCGCTAG
- a CDS encoding SDR family oxidoreductase, with translation MGRPGALVIGVGRASSIGAGIAARLAREGWDLAFTHRTEHDLRLGGTAEDPERIAAELRQAGARVVHRDLDLADAQAAQSVVPWAAGELGPLTALVLTHAEGVDSDIASTSVESWDRHFAVNARASWLLVRDFAAQAPGLEAEGPRAGTGRGRIVALTSDHVAYNLPYGASKGALDRLIQGAAVELGDRGITANLVNPGPIDTGWMDDAIREWGLTRQRTGRLGTPADTASLVAWLLSPDAGWVTGQLITSDGGFSS, from the coding sequence ATGGGACGCCCGGGAGCACTCGTCATCGGCGTCGGCCGCGCCTCCTCGATCGGGGCGGGGATCGCCGCGCGCCTCGCCCGGGAGGGCTGGGACCTCGCGTTCACCCACCGCACCGAGCACGACCTCCGGCTGGGCGGCACGGCCGAGGATCCCGAGCGGATCGCGGCGGAGCTGCGGCAGGCGGGCGCGCGCGTCGTGCACCGCGACCTCGATCTCGCGGACGCGCAGGCCGCGCAGTCGGTCGTCCCCTGGGCGGCCGGCGAGCTCGGGCCGCTGACCGCGCTCGTCCTGACGCACGCCGAGGGCGTCGACAGCGACATCGCCTCCACGAGCGTCGAGAGCTGGGATCGCCACTTCGCGGTCAACGCGCGGGCGAGCTGGCTGCTCGTGCGCGACTTCGCGGCGCAGGCCCCGGGGCTCGAGGCCGAGGGGCCGCGGGCCGGCACCGGCCGAGGCCGCATCGTCGCGCTCACGAGCGACCACGTCGCGTACAACCTGCCCTACGGCGCCTCGAAGGGCGCGCTCGACCGGCTCATCCAGGGCGCCGCGGTCGAGCTCGGCGACCGCGGCATCACCGCGAACCTCGTCAACCCCGGGCCGATCGACACGGGGTGGATGGATGACGCGATCCGGGAATGGGGTCTCACCCGTCAGCGCACGGGGCGCCTCGGCACCCCGGCCGACACGGCATCCCTCGTGGCCTGGCTGCTCTCCCCCGACGCCGGCTGGGTGACGGGCCAGCTCATCACGTCCGACGGCGGCTTCTCGAGCTGA